A segment of the Ignavibacteria bacterium genome:
TCTAAAGAGCAATTCAATCACTTCTACAATGCAAGCGAAACGAAAGACGTTCAAGCAAAAACCGAAATAACGTTTCTCGATTCGACAAGCGGAACAATTTCGATTTTGTTGAATGAAACTTCTCCAGCAATCTGGAAACAACTTTCCAAAGCGCAGAAAAAAGAAAATGTAATTGTCGGGAAAATCAAGATGGACGCCACATTAAAAGTGGTGTCCATCTCAAACGCGACAATTATTTTCGACGAAGTAAAATTCACAACGCTCAATAACGTAACGAATGATGGAATTTTTTCTTCTGCAAAAACTGCTGTAACGCTTGCAATCGGTTTAATCGGCATAATGGCACTATGGCTTGGTATAATGAAAATCGCAGAAGAAAGCGGTTTGATTTCGAAAATTGCTTTGCTTCTAAAACCGATAATGACAAGAATTTTTCCCGACGTTCCCGCAGAGCATCCCGCGATGGGAGCAATGATAATGAATATCTCTGCAAATATGTTAGGACTTTCCAACGCTGCAACGCCATTCGGTTTGAAAGCGATGGAGCATTTGAATTCACTCAATAAAAAAGTTGGAACTGCAACCGATGCGATGTGTACATTTCTCGTTATCAATACGAGTAACGTTCAACTTATTCCTGCAACGGTGATTGCAATTCGCGCTTCACTTGGTTCACACAATCCGACAGAAATTCTTGGCGCTGCAATTGTTGCGACAACAGTAAATACGATAGTAGGAGTGATTGTTGTTAAACTTTTAGCAAGATTGAAAAAATATAAAGCAGAGAGCGTAGAGCAGAGAGCGTAGAGCAGAGAGTTGATTTTGAGTTTTATTTTGTTTGAATAACTTATGTTTAGGTTTGAAGGATTAGAAATTTGGAAGCGAGCAATAGCCGTTTCCGATAGAGTTTTTGATGTTGCTGATAAAATTGAAAGTGAACATCATTATCGTTTTGCAGATCAATTACGAGGAGCGTGTTTATCTATTTCGAATAATATTGCTGAAGGTTCGGGAAGCAAATCGAAAATAGAATTCAAACAGTTTTTGAATTATTCTCATCGCTCCATTTTTGAAACGGCAAATATGATAATCATTGCACACCGAAGGAAATATATTTCAGAAAAAGAAAAAGACGAGATTCAAAACGAACTTGAACAAATCAGTAAAATGATTATTGGGTTTTCTTCAACACTTTAACAAACTACTCTACGCTCTCTGCTCTACGCTCTCTGCTCTATGCTCTACGCTGTCGAAATAATTTCTTTACTTGCAATTCCGTTGCTGATATTTTTTATTGTTGCTTACGGTGCAATGAAAAAAGTAAAAGTGTACGAACTGTTTGTCGAAGGAGCGAAAGAAGGATTCAACGTTGGCGTGAGAATTATTCCGTATCTCGTTGCAATGCTTGTTGCGATTGGCGTGTTTCGTGCAAGTGGTGCAATGGATTTTCTCGCAACATTACTTTCTCCCATCACAAAACTTATCGGAATGCCGGCAGAAGCATTACCCGTTGCGATTATGCGACCGCTTTCGGGAAGTGGAACGCTCGGCTTGATTTCCGAAGTAATGAAAACGCACGGACCCGATTCGCTGATTGGAAGAATGGTTTCCGTAATT
Coding sequences within it:
- a CDS encoding nucleoside recognition protein, which encodes MDATLKVVSISNATIIFDEVKFTTLNNVTNDGIFSSAKTAVTLAIGLIGIMALWLGIMKIAEESGLISKIALLLKPIMTRIFPDVPAEHPAMGAMIMNISANMLGLSNAATPFGLKAMEHLNSLNKKVGTATDAMCTFLVINTSNVQLIPATVIAIRASLGSHNPTEILGAAIVATTVNTIVGVIVVKLLARLKKYKAESVEQRA
- a CDS encoding four helix bundle protein, which encodes MFRFEGLEIWKRAIAVSDRVFDVADKIESEHHYRFADQLRGACLSISNNIAEGSGSKSKIEFKQFLNYSHRSIFETANMIIIAHRRKYISEKEKDEIQNELEQISKMIIGFSSTL
- a CDS encoding spore maturation protein encodes the protein MLYAVEIISLLAIPLLIFFIVAYGAMKKVKVYELFVEGAKEGFNVGVRIIPYLVAMLVAIGVFRASGAMDFLATLLSPITKLIGMPAEALPVAIMRPLSGSGTLGLISEVMKTHGPDSLIGRMVSVIMGSGETTFYVLAVYFGSVSISKTRHAVPAGIIADIVGILMSVWIVNWMFG